Proteins from a genomic interval of Verrucomicrobiota bacterium:
- a CDS encoding AMP-binding protein, translating to MKLVARIFLWFFYRFKAFNTEVLKTPGPVLLLPNHQSWLDWLFLLAHLDGDWKFVTSSTTAQTSWLHRLVMINSHTFPIDTASPYAVKRMAEHLQGGGRLVLFAEGRMSRTGSLMKIYEGTGFLLFKTHAKVITCYLRGAERIHWARHYGWKRWFTPVSAHYSEVLTPPKLTCESTAQARQQLTAWLHDRLMHQQFQVEMEHGARTIPLAIVSMAARRPDFCIMQDFTLQSLTYRRFMVGADVLHQHWLKQLGAEPGQRIGVLLPNANANPVVLMSLWLAGKVPAILNYSTGPVIMLSCAQLAGLKHIITSRAFVTKAKLKLETLTAAGIELIYLEDVRAAISNATRLLTLAKHTLFSQSWPLAVSDPQATAVVLFTSGSEGIPKGVELTHANLLANLRQMLIMSDMTDAERFFSALPLFHSFGLSAGLLLPLVRGMFVFLYPSPLHYRVVPEAFYDRECTVMLATNTFLNGYARKAHPYDFYKLRLLFAGAEKVQEATASLYMRRFGVRILEGYGATECSPVISVNTPILAKFGSAGRLLPGIEYRLEPVDGVAEGGRLHVRGPNVMKGYLNADANATFKALGGWYDTGDIVKVDPENFVFIQGRMKRFAKISGEMVSLTAVEEALAGAFPQYGLRHQVAIISRPDPDKGEALIAVSNDQRLTLEEIRTTLQTKGLPNLSIPREVRFLREIPKLGTGKVNHRELQKVIEEAK from the coding sequence ATGAAACTCGTCGCCCGGATATTTCTCTGGTTTTTCTACCGTTTCAAAGCGTTCAACACGGAGGTGCTGAAAACCCCCGGCCCGGTGCTGTTGTTGCCGAACCATCAGTCGTGGCTGGACTGGTTGTTTCTGCTGGCGCACCTGGATGGGGATTGGAAATTTGTCACTTCCTCCACCACGGCGCAAACCTCCTGGTTGCATCGGCTGGTGATGATTAACAGCCACACGTTCCCGATTGACACCGCCTCCCCCTACGCCGTCAAGCGCATGGCCGAGCATCTGCAAGGCGGCGGTCGCCTGGTATTGTTCGCCGAAGGCCGGATGTCGCGCACCGGGTCGCTGATGAAAATCTACGAAGGCACCGGGTTCCTCCTGTTTAAGACCCACGCCAAGGTCATCACCTGCTACCTGCGCGGCGCAGAGCGCATCCACTGGGCGCGCCACTACGGCTGGAAGCGCTGGTTCACCCCGGTAAGCGCGCATTATAGCGAAGTGCTGACGCCGCCGAAGTTGACGTGCGAAAGCACGGCCCAAGCGCGCCAACAGTTGACCGCGTGGCTGCATGATCGCCTCATGCACCAGCAATTCCAGGTGGAAATGGAACACGGCGCACGCACCATCCCGCTGGCCATTGTCAGCATGGCGGCGCGGCGGCCGGATTTTTGCATCATGCAGGATTTCACACTGCAATCCCTCACGTACCGCCGGTTCATGGTGGGCGCGGATGTGTTGCATCAGCACTGGCTGAAGCAACTCGGCGCGGAACCCGGTCAGCGCATCGGCGTCCTCTTGCCCAATGCCAACGCCAACCCGGTGGTGCTGATGAGCCTCTGGCTGGCTGGGAAAGTTCCGGCGATCCTTAACTATTCCACCGGCCCGGTGATCATGCTGAGCTGCGCGCAATTGGCGGGCTTAAAGCACATCATCACCTCGCGCGCCTTTGTCACGAAAGCCAAACTGAAGCTGGAAACGCTGACCGCCGCGGGGATTGAACTGATTTACCTGGAAGACGTGCGCGCCGCCATCAGCAACGCCACCCGCCTGTTAACCCTGGCAAAGCACACCCTGTTTTCGCAATCCTGGCCGCTGGCTGTATCCGACCCGCAAGCTACCGCCGTCGTCCTGTTCACCAGCGGCTCGGAAGGCATTCCCAAAGGCGTGGAACTCACCCATGCTAACCTCCTGGCCAACCTGCGTCAGATGCTGATCATGTCGGACATGACCGATGCCGAGCGTTTCTTCAGCGCCCTGCCCTTGTTCCACAGCTTTGGCCTGTCCGCCGGTCTCCTGCTGCCGCTGGTGCGCGGGATGTTCGTGTTTCTCTATCCATCACCGTTGCATTACCGCGTGGTGCCGGAGGCGTTTTACGACCGGGAATGCACGGTGATGCTGGCCACCAATACCTTCCTCAACGGTTATGCACGCAAAGCACACCCGTATGACTTTTACAAATTGCGCCTCCTGTTTGCCGGGGCGGAAAAAGTGCAGGAAGCCACCGCCAGTTTGTACATGCGACGGTTTGGCGTGCGCATTCTGGAAGGTTACGGCGCGACGGAATGCAGCCCGGTCATCAGCGTCAATACCCCGATTCTGGCGAAATTCGGATCGGCGGGAAGATTGCTGCCTGGCATCGAATACCGGCTCGAACCCGTGGATGGCGTGGCGGAAGGCGGGCGTCTGCACGTGCGCGGCCCCAACGTAATGAAAGGTTATTTAAATGCGGATGCCAACGCCACGTTCAAAGCCTTGGGCGGCTGGTATGACACCGGCGATATTGTCAAAGTAGACCCGGAAAACTTCGTATTCATCCAGGGCCGGATGAAACGCTTTGCCAAAATCAGCGGTGAAATGGTGAGCCTCACCGCCGTGGAAGAAGCGTTGGCCGGAGCCTTCCCGCAGTACGGTCTGCGACACCAAGTGGCCATCATCAGCCGGCCCGATCCCGACAAAGGCGAGGCACTCATCGCGGTTTCCAATGATCAGCGGCTGACCTTGGAAGAAATCCGCACGACCTTGCAAACCAAAGGCCTGCCGAACCTGAGCATTCCACGCGAAGTGCGCTTCCTGCGCGAGATTCCCAAGCTGGGCACCGGCAAAGTGAACCACCGGGAGTTGCAAAAGGTCATTGAGGAGGCGAAATAG
- a CDS encoding MFS transporter, with amino-acid sequence MQNRFNYPLVLISQFLGAFGDQMFLWLIIGPLTAQQKQGVITEQHVNSANAFYACMFYAAYVVLAPAAGFLNDRFPKTRWLFGGNVIKIIGVLVGSVSLTSSGPWQAAGYFLIGVGACVFSPAKYGVLPEILPAERLVKANGTVEMLTIVAILTGIIFGAWMTDHYSAGVGYSAVFIVYALSLVLTLFMSKTPCNPDICVRASIREFSQHAMSLFRHPRLSRMLLGTGLFWVSGSVMKSNFQSWGLRELGLTSNTKVSLLSLWLAVGIIGGSMIVGHLHKIGDLRAVRIYGWVMALFIAALGFVHQATPELLTITGLIITGVFGGLFLIPLNAALQCESDPHKLGKTIAVQNLIDNLSMIIGGGCVILLSNLGSTASVNFMALALVSAVIIALLKMPALKPANVTNQS; translated from the coding sequence ATGCAAAACCGATTCAATTATCCGCTTGTGCTGATCAGCCAATTCCTGGGCGCGTTTGGCGACCAGATGTTCCTTTGGCTGATCATTGGTCCGCTGACCGCCCAACAAAAGCAGGGGGTGATCACCGAACAGCATGTGAATAGCGCCAACGCGTTTTACGCCTGCATGTTTTACGCCGCGTACGTGGTACTGGCGCCGGCGGCGGGCTTCCTGAACGACCGCTTCCCCAAGACTCGCTGGCTGTTTGGCGGCAATGTCATCAAGATCATCGGCGTGCTGGTCGGCTCGGTGAGTCTGACCTCCAGCGGCCCCTGGCAGGCGGCGGGCTACTTCCTGATCGGCGTGGGGGCGTGCGTGTTCTCACCGGCCAAGTACGGCGTGCTGCCGGAGATTCTGCCCGCCGAGCGGCTGGTGAAGGCGAACGGCACGGTGGAGATGCTGACCATCGTCGCCATTCTGACGGGCATCATCTTTGGCGCGTGGATGACGGATCATTATTCGGCGGGCGTCGGGTACAGCGCGGTGTTCATCGTCTATGCGCTTTCCCTGGTGCTCACCCTGTTCATGTCCAAGACGCCGTGCAATCCGGATATCTGCGTACGCGCCAGCATCCGGGAATTTAGCCAGCACGCCATGAGCCTGTTCCGGCATCCGCGCCTGAGCCGCATGCTGCTCGGGACCGGCTTGTTCTGGGTCAGCGGCTCCGTCATGAAGAGTAACTTCCAATCCTGGGGCTTGCGGGAGCTGGGCTTGACGAGCAACACCAAGGTCTCCCTGCTCAGCCTGTGGCTGGCGGTGGGCATCATCGGCGGCAGCATGATCGTCGGGCATTTGCACAAGATCGGCGACCTGCGGGCGGTGCGCATCTACGGTTGGGTGATGGCCCTGTTCATCGCCGCGCTGGGATTTGTTCACCAGGCCACGCCGGAGCTGCTGACAATCACCGGCCTGATCATTACCGGCGTCTTTGGCGGGCTGTTCCTGATTCCGCTGAATGCCGCGCTGCAATGTGAAAGCGACCCGCATAAACTCGGCAAAACCATCGCCGTCCAGAACCTCATTGACAACCTGTCCATGATCATTGGCGGCGGCTGCGTGATCCTGTTGTCCAATCTCGGCTCCACCGCCTCAGTGAATTTCATGGCGCTGGCGCTGGTCAGCGCGGTGATCATCGCCCTGCTGAAAATGCCGGCCCTCAAACCCGCCAACGTAACCAACCAATCCTGA
- a CDS encoding MarR family transcriptional regulator: protein MLQPLPQPGPRYEALLGLLHTAETVWNASRLFFVRWDLTPSQFNILNLLDSQPEGVSQVELSRRLIMHRSNVTGLIDRLEARKLVQRRDLADDRRAYRVVLTTAGRKLVQDILPHYYAAAEAVWGDLPAARACKLAAELTKVSSNAEQLAETIGPAV, encoded by the coding sequence ATGTTGCAACCATTGCCACAGCCGGGGCCGCGCTACGAAGCGCTTTTGGGCCTGTTGCACACCGCGGAAACGGTGTGGAACGCCAGCCGCCTGTTTTTTGTCCGCTGGGACCTCACCCCCAGCCAATTCAACATCCTGAATCTGCTCGACAGCCAGCCCGAGGGGGTTTCGCAGGTGGAACTCAGCCGCCGATTAATCATGCACCGCTCCAATGTGACGGGATTGATCGACCGGCTGGAGGCACGCAAGCTGGTGCAACGCCGCGATCTGGCGGACGACCGGCGCGCCTACCGCGTGGTGCTCACCACCGCCGGGCGCAAACTGGTGCAGGACATCCTGCCACACTATTATGCGGCGGCCGAGGCGGTCTGGGGCGACCTCCCAGCGGCCCGCGCCTGCAAGCTGGCGGCGGAGCTGACGAAAGTCAGCTCCAATGCGGAACAATTGGCTGAAACAATCGGCCCGGCCGTTTAA
- a CDS encoding PAS domain S-box protein — protein sequence MSHAPKSSKPASLRRQAEARVKAAAKKRPAPLTRANALRTVHELQVHKVELEMQQEELRASNLLYRSLFENMPNGLAHCRLHRDAKGRPVDFTYLTVNRAYETLIGASKQVLEKKVTEVIPGIRESNPELFEIYGRVTATGKPERFEIFIQSLKTWYRVSASRLTPDEFIAGIEVITEHKRAEEELRETNELLSLFIKHSPIHAYIKEVTPTQSRILKASENFKDMVGIPGSAMVGMTMADLFPADFAAKITADDWTVVSQGKILKLDEDLNGRNFTSIKFPIRLGGQQLLAGYTIDITERKQLELTHKRLLAILGATPDFVGFADAKTTQIIYINPAGRKMVGIGVEEDLAGYKIGNVHPEWANTLMREVAIPAATRDGVWTGECAFLNKDGREIPVLMVLLVHKSPGGEVEIISTVSHDITTLKQTEAQLQKLSQQLLRTQDAERRSIALDLHDSTAQRLVGLLLSLSSLRNHAKTASPGSEDRLDECMEITKQSIAEIRTLSFLLHPPQLEHFGLLGAIRDFATEFGHRSGIQLTLDLPNKLSGLTKEHEKPLFRVLQEALTNIHRHSGSLSATIRLLREERAVRLEVQDAGCGIPKDKLHALESESARYGVGISGMRERLKFFHGQLEIKSTKTRTTLIATLPLRT from the coding sequence GTGAGTCACGCTCCTAAAAGCAGTAAGCCAGCCAGCCTGCGCCGCCAAGCGGAGGCCAGGGTCAAGGCCGCTGCCAAAAAACGCCCGGCGCCGCTGACGCGCGCGAATGCCCTGCGAACGGTGCATGAACTCCAGGTCCATAAGGTTGAATTGGAGATGCAGCAAGAGGAATTGCGAGCCAGCAACCTACTCTATCGTTCCCTGTTCGAAAACATGCCGAATGGGCTTGCCCATTGCCGGCTTCACCGCGATGCCAAGGGCCGCCCCGTGGATTTCACCTACCTGACCGTCAACCGCGCCTATGAAACTCTGATTGGGGCGTCAAAGCAGGTCCTCGAAAAAAAGGTCACCGAAGTTATCCCTGGCATCCGGGAGTCCAATCCCGAATTGTTCGAGATTTATGGGCGCGTGACCGCCACCGGCAAACCCGAACGGTTTGAGATATTTATCCAGTCCCTGAAGACGTGGTACCGGGTTTCGGCATCCCGTTTGACGCCCGACGAGTTTATCGCCGGGATTGAAGTCATCACCGAGCACAAGCGGGCCGAGGAGGAATTGCGGGAGACCAATGAACTGCTCAGCCTCTTCATCAAGCACTCCCCCATTCACGCCTACATCAAGGAAGTGACGCCCACCCAAAGCCGCATCCTCAAAGCCAGCGAGAACTTCAAGGACATGGTCGGGATCCCGGGCTCTGCGATGGTTGGCATGACCATGGCCGACCTCTTCCCCGCCGACTTCGCCGCCAAAATTACCGCCGATGACTGGACCGTCGTTTCCCAAGGCAAAATCCTCAAATTGGATGAAGACCTCAACGGCCGCAACTTCACCTCCATCAAATTCCCCATCCGATTGGGCGGCCAACAACTGCTCGCGGGCTACACCATTGACATCACCGAGCGCAAACAACTGGAGCTTACCCATAAGCGCCTGCTGGCCATCCTGGGTGCGACCCCGGATTTCGTGGGCTTCGCCGATGCTAAAACCACCCAAATCATCTACATCAATCCCGCCGGTCGGAAGATGGTCGGCATTGGCGTGGAGGAAGACCTGGCTGGTTACAAAATAGGCAATGTACACCCGGAGTGGGCCAACACTTTAATGCGCGAGGTAGCCATCCCGGCGGCCACCCGCGACGGCGTCTGGACCGGCGAATGCGCCTTCCTGAACAAAGACGGGCGGGAAATTCCGGTCCTCATGGTGTTGTTGGTCCATAAATCGCCCGGCGGTGAAGTGGAGATTATTTCCACCGTCTCGCACGACATCACCACCCTCAAGCAGACCGAGGCCCAACTCCAGAAGCTCTCCCAGCAACTCCTCCGCACCCAGGACGCCGAGCGCCGAAGCATCGCACTGGACCTCCACGACTCCACCGCCCAGCGCCTGGTGGGCCTGCTGCTCAGCCTCAGCTCCCTGCGCAACCACGCCAAAACCGCTAGCCCCGGCAGCGAGGATCGGTTGGATGAATGCATGGAGATCACCAAGCAAAGCATTGCCGAAATCCGCACCCTCAGCTTCCTGCTGCATCCGCCGCAACTGGAACACTTCGGCCTGCTGGGTGCCATCCGGGACTTCGCCACCGAATTTGGCCACCGCAGCGGCATCCAACTCACTCTGGATTTGCCCAATAAACTCAGCGGGCTGACCAAGGAACATGAAAAGCCCCTGTTCCGAGTGCTCCAGGAAGCTTTGACCAACATTCACCGGCATTCCGGCAGCCTCTCCGCCACCATCCGGCTCCTGCGCGAAGAGCGGGCCGTGCGGCTGGAAGTCCAGGATGCCGGCTGCGGCATCCCCAAAGACAAGCTGCACGCGTTGGAATCCGAATCTGCCCGCTACGGCGTCGGCATCTCCGGCATGCGCGAACGCCTGAAATTCTTCCATGGGCAGTTGGAAATCAAATCCACGAAGACCCGCACCACCCTCATTGCCACCCTGCCGCTACGCACCTGA
- a CDS encoding fibronectin type III domain-containing protein — protein sequence MKLVKTSQYARLSRLNLLAEANRIKQAVASVPKYASLADKLAALGGKIAVSAANQALRDEKETELKELILVTARDSKELVAMVQEIAVGCVGLSAEPMDLVAAGLEMQKSHEPVGALGKVLNVRVIASTDSGKVLVRWKRLKGASLYEISTTDNPNVGTWTLRSAETKCKGTLEELVSGQRVWVRVRAKGAAGFGYWSNPAMAMVS from the coding sequence ATGAAGCTTGTTAAGACTAGTCAGTATGCCCGGCTGAGCCGCCTGAATCTTTTGGCGGAAGCGAACCGAATCAAGCAGGCGGTGGCCAGTGTCCCCAAGTATGCCAGCCTGGCGGATAAGTTGGCCGCGTTGGGCGGGAAGATCGCCGTCAGCGCCGCCAATCAGGCGTTGCGCGATGAGAAGGAAACGGAGTTGAAGGAGTTGATCCTGGTCACGGCCCGGGATTCCAAGGAGCTGGTCGCGATGGTGCAGGAGATTGCCGTGGGTTGCGTCGGCCTGAGCGCGGAGCCGATGGACCTCGTCGCGGCGGGATTGGAGATGCAGAAGTCGCATGAGCCCGTCGGCGCGCTGGGCAAGGTGCTAAATGTGCGCGTCATTGCCTCGACGGATTCAGGCAAGGTGCTGGTCCGCTGGAAACGGCTCAAGGGCGCGTCGCTTTATGAGATCAGCACGACGGATAATCCGAATGTCGGGACGTGGACGTTGCGTTCCGCGGAGACGAAGTGCAAGGGCACGCTGGAGGAGTTGGTCAGCGGACAGCGCGTTTGGGTGCGCGTCCGCGCCAAAGGGGCCGCCGGGTTTGGTTATTGGAGCAATCCGGCCATGGCGATGGTGAGTTAG
- a CDS encoding DUF4965 domain-containing protein, which translates to MSTLQHRTFLARILVLTATATLLLTQHQAAAWQPAQGPLATRWAKDVKPETVHAEYPRPQLVRSEWQNLNGLWEYAIVDRAAQPAKYDGQILVPFPVESALSGVMKPLLETQRLWYRRTFQIPEKWKGQRVLLNFGAVDWEATVTVNGKELGTHRGGFDAFSFDITDALKPAGEQEIIVAVWDPTDRGPQAKGKQVLKPGGIMYTASSGIWQTVWLEPVLPAHIQKLRIVADVDGGKVRIAVDTVGATPEQHVEVIIEDPNTRHNAKNQLVREVVAFKNGKLGEFIELPIPNAKLWSPDQPFLYDIKVRLTDAGSVSMDWVKSYAPDVDARTIDFGGGSVTMDWVKSYFGMRKISMGKDAAGINRLLLNNKPLFQYGPLDQGFWPDGIFTAPTDDALRYDIEITKELGMNMARKHVKIEPDRWYYWCDKLGLLVWQDMPGSGVGDNKTDTIRKGREDAAKQFETEMKAMIEGHWNHPCIVMWVPFNEGWGQYDTPRICEWIKQLDPSRLVNNASGWTDRKVGDVIDMHNYPGPGVPKLEDGRTAVLGEFGGLGLPVKGHSWQDEKNWGYRNFKTSEELTDTYLGLMRKLHLLTGESGLCAAVYTQTTDCEIEVNGLLTYDRALVKLDQAAITEAHKQLYTPPVPRRAEGTKLVPPATPLVACDPYFSVWSPSDKLNETDTTHWTGKPHRLSSVVNIDSKPYRVLGGAPRRLPALEQTSLTVLPTRSIYTFEGAGIALTLTFMTPALPEDIDILSRPVTYVTYEFKATDGKNHKVDFQFSASAELTVNEGKQPVVVGQEKINGLTVVKAGSKDQAILAKRGDDIRIDWGYLYLAAPSARGVSAMVQPTSAEDQAKAPVEGSGDSLFAVLTVDVGSVSAKPVSRWLMVAYDDLYSIQYMKKNLRPYWRRNGWEAADLLKASAKEYASLLKRCVAFDEELMADLTKAGGEKYAKLCALAYRQCYAAGKFVADENGQPISFCKENHSNGCIGTSDVFYPMAPQFLLFGASQAKSFLVPFMNYAASERWKFPFAPHDLGQYPHANGQRYGGGERTEQNQMPVEESGNILCLFGAIAQLEGKPDFANLYWPQLEKWAAYLKEKGFDPENQLCTDDFAGHLAHNVNLSAKAICGLGAFAKLCAMRGDARADEYFKLAREFAQRWVKEADSGDHFRLAFDKPETWSQKYNLIWDRILGLNLFPDAVLRKEMDYYKKMQNKYGLPLDNRQTYTKLDWITWTATLTQNRADFEALIGPIFLFMNETPDRSPLTDWYQTVSARKVGFTARPVIGGVFAQMLYDKAVWAKYAGRDQTKAANYAPMPKPPVTRTMVPTAKEEDDIHWRYTTQKPAGGWFKPDFDAAAWKEGVSGFGTKGTPGAIVRTEWNTADIWLRREFTIPESGLKEPQLIIHHDEDAEVYLNGILAGSVAGFISDYETMPMSAEARATLKPGKNTIAVHCHQTRGGQYIDVGLAETVPGK; encoded by the coding sequence ATGAGCACTTTACAGCACCGAACTTTTCTGGCGCGGATACTGGTCCTGACCGCCACGGCCACCTTATTGCTGACGCAACACCAAGCCGCCGCCTGGCAGCCGGCGCAAGGGCCGCTCGCGACCCGTTGGGCCAAGGATGTCAAACCGGAGACCGTCCATGCCGAGTACCCGCGCCCGCAGTTGGTGCGCAGCGAATGGCAAAACCTGAACGGCCTCTGGGAGTACGCCATCGTGGACCGCGCCGCCCAGCCCGCGAAATATGACGGGCAAATCCTGGTGCCGTTCCCGGTGGAATCCGCGCTCTCGGGTGTGATGAAGCCGCTGTTGGAGACGCAACGCCTCTGGTACCGCCGCACGTTCCAAATTCCTGAGAAATGGAAGGGCCAACGGGTGCTGCTGAACTTCGGGGCGGTGGATTGGGAGGCGACCGTGACCGTGAACGGCAAGGAACTCGGCACCCATCGCGGCGGGTTCGACGCGTTCAGTTTTGACATCACGGACGCGCTCAAGCCCGCGGGCGAGCAGGAAATCATCGTCGCGGTGTGGGACCCGACGGATCGCGGCCCGCAAGCCAAGGGCAAACAGGTGCTGAAGCCCGGCGGCATCATGTACACCGCGAGTTCGGGCATCTGGCAGACGGTGTGGCTGGAGCCGGTCCTCCCCGCGCATATCCAGAAGCTGCGCATTGTGGCGGACGTGGACGGCGGCAAAGTCCGCATCGCGGTGGACACCGTCGGCGCGACGCCGGAACAGCACGTGGAGGTGATCATCGAAGATCCCAACACGCGCCATAATGCGAAGAATCAACTCGTGCGGGAAGTGGTCGCCTTCAAAAACGGCAAACTCGGGGAATTCATTGAGCTGCCGATCCCCAATGCCAAGCTGTGGTCGCCCGATCAGCCGTTCCTTTATGATATCAAGGTGCGCCTGACGGATGCCGGCTCTGTCTCCATGGATTGGGTCAAAAGTTACGCGCCAGACGTTGACGCGAGAACGATTGATTTTGGTGGCGGCTCTGTCACCATGGATTGGGTCAAGAGCTACTTCGGCATGCGCAAGATTTCCATGGGCAAAGATGCGGCGGGCATCAACCGGCTGCTGCTGAATAATAAGCCGCTGTTTCAATACGGTCCGCTGGACCAGGGTTTCTGGCCGGATGGCATTTTTACCGCGCCAACGGATGACGCCCTGCGTTACGACATCGAAATCACCAAGGAACTCGGCATGAACATGGCGCGCAAGCATGTGAAGATCGAACCGGACCGCTGGTATTATTGGTGCGACAAATTGGGCCTGCTCGTCTGGCAGGACATGCCCGGCAGCGGCGTGGGCGACAATAAAACGGATACGATCCGCAAAGGGCGCGAGGATGCCGCCAAACAATTCGAGACGGAGATGAAGGCGATGATTGAAGGGCATTGGAATCATCCCTGCATCGTCATGTGGGTGCCGTTCAACGAAGGCTGGGGCCAGTACGATACGCCGCGCATCTGCGAGTGGATCAAGCAGCTCGATCCGTCGCGCCTGGTGAATAATGCGTCCGGCTGGACCGACCGCAAGGTCGGGGACGTGATTGACATGCATAATTATCCGGGGCCGGGCGTGCCGAAGCTGGAAGACGGGCGCACGGCGGTGCTGGGGGAATTCGGCGGGCTCGGGCTGCCGGTGAAGGGGCACTCCTGGCAGGACGAGAAGAATTGGGGCTATCGCAACTTCAAAACCTCCGAGGAGCTGACGGATACATACTTGGGACTGATGCGGAAGCTGCACCTGCTGACCGGCGAGAGCGGCTTGTGCGCCGCCGTCTATACGCAGACCACCGATTGCGAAATTGAGGTCAACGGCTTGCTCACGTACGACCGCGCGCTGGTGAAACTGGATCAGGCCGCCATCACCGAAGCGCACAAGCAGCTTTACACGCCGCCGGTGCCGCGCCGCGCGGAAGGCACGAAGCTCGTGCCGCCCGCCACGCCGCTCGTGGCTTGCGATCCGTATTTCAGCGTCTGGTCGCCCAGCGACAAACTGAACGAGACCGATACGACGCACTGGACCGGGAAGCCGCATCGCCTGAGCAGTGTGGTGAACATTGACAGCAAGCCGTACCGCGTTTTGGGCGGCGCGCCCCGGCGGTTGCCCGCGCTCGAACAGACGAGCCTGACGGTGCTGCCCACGCGCAGTATTTACACGTTTGAAGGCGCGGGCATCGCGCTCACCCTCACCTTCATGACCCCCGCGTTGCCCGAGGATATTGATATTCTCTCGCGCCCGGTGACGTACGTGACGTATGAGTTCAAAGCCACGGACGGCAAGAATCACAAGGTGGATTTCCAGTTCAGCGCCTCCGCCGAGTTGACGGTGAACGAAGGCAAGCAACCGGTGGTCGTGGGCCAGGAAAAGATCAATGGGTTGACGGTCGTGAAGGCGGGCTCGAAGGATCAGGCGATCCTGGCCAAGCGCGGCGATGACATCCGCATTGACTGGGGCTATTTATATCTGGCGGCGCCGTCCGCGCGCGGCGTGAGCGCGATGGTGCAGCCCACGTCGGCGGAGGATCAGGCCAAAGCGCCGGTGGAAGGTTCCGGCGACAGCTTGTTCGCCGTGCTGACGGTGGACGTCGGCAGCGTGAGCGCCAAGCCGGTCTCGCGCTGGTTGATGGTGGCCTACGACGATCTGTACTCGATCCAGTACATGAAAAAGAACCTGCGCCCCTATTGGCGGCGGAACGGCTGGGAAGCCGCGGATCTGCTCAAGGCCTCCGCGAAGGAGTACGCGTCGCTGCTCAAGCGTTGCGTGGCGTTCGATGAGGAACTCATGGCCGACTTAACCAAAGCCGGCGGCGAGAAGTACGCCAAACTCTGCGCGCTGGCGTATCGCCAATGCTACGCGGCGGGCAAGTTCGTGGCCGACGAAAACGGGCAGCCAATCTCCTTCTGCAAGGAGAACCACTCCAACGGCTGCATCGGCACCTCGGATGTCTTCTATCCCATGGCGCCGCAATTCCTGCTGTTTGGCGCGTCGCAGGCGAAGTCCTTCCTGGTGCCGTTCATGAATTACGCCGCGAGCGAGCGCTGGAAATTCCCCTTCGCCCCGCACGACCTCGGCCAATACCCGCACGCGAACGGCCAGCGCTACGGCGGCGGCGAGCGCACGGAGCAGAACCAGATGCCGGTCGAGGAAAGCGGCAATATCCTCTGCCTCTTCGGCGCGATCGCCCAGTTGGAAGGCAAACCGGACTTCGCGAACCTTTACTGGCCGCAATTGGAGAAATGGGCCGCCTATCTCAAGGAGAAAGGGTTTGATCCGGAAAATCAGCTCTGCACCGACGATTTCGCCGGGCATCTCGCGCATAATGTCAACCTGAGCGCCAAAGCCATCTGCGGGCTGGGCGCGTTTGCCAAGCTCTGCGCGATGCGCGGCGATGCGCGGGCCGATGAATACTTCAAACTCGCCCGCGAGTTCGCCCAGCGCTGGGTCAAGGAAGCGGATTCCGGCGATCATTTCCGCCTGGCGTTTGACAAGCCCGAGACCTGGAGCCAGAAGTATAACCTCATCTGGGACCGCATCCTCGGCCTCAACCTCTTCCCGGACGCCGTCCTGCGCAAGGAAATGGATTATTACAAGAAAATGCAGAACAAATACGGCCTGCCGCTCGATAACCGCCAGACTTATACCAAGCTGGATTGGATCACCTGGACGGCGACCCTCACGCAGAACCGCGCGGACTTCGAGGCCCTCATTGGCCCGATCTTCCTGTTCATGAATGAGACGCCGGATCGCTCGCCCCTCACCGATTGGTACCAGACCGTAAGCGCCCGCAAGGTCGGCTTCACCGCGCGCCCCGTCATCGGCGGCGTCTTCGCCCAGATGCTTTACGATAAGGCCGTGTGGGCGAAATACGCTGGCCGCGACCAAACCAAGGCCGCGAACTACGCCCCCATGCCGAAGCCGCCCGTCACGCGCACCATGGTCCCCACCGCCAAAGAAGAGGACGATATCCACTGGCGTTACACCACGCAAAAGCCCGCCGGCGGCTGGTTCAAGCCGGACTTTGATGCGGCGGCGTGGAAGGAAGGCGTTTCCGGGTTTGGCACCAAAGGCACCCCCGGCGCAATCGTCCGCACCGAATGGAATACCGCCGACATCTGGTTGCGCCGCGAATTCACCATCCCGGAAAGCGGCCTCAAAGAACCGCAATTGATCATCCACCATGATGAAGACGCCGAAGTCTATCTCAACGGCATCCTGGCCGGCTCCGTCGCTGGCTTCATCAGCGATTACGAAACCATGCCCATGAGCGCGGAAGCCCGGGCGACCCTGAAGCCCGGCAAAAACACCATCGCCGTCCACTGCCACCAGACCCGCGGCGGCCAATACATCGACGTCGGCCTGGCCGAAACCGTGCCGGGGAAGTGA